In one window of Eubalaena glacialis isolate mEubGla1 chromosome 13, mEubGla1.1.hap2.+ XY, whole genome shotgun sequence DNA:
- the BHLHA15 gene encoding class A basic helix-loop-helix protein 15 has translation MKTKSRPPRRRAPPQDPEATPGERTPDRPPPGSGPDAAKALRSRRARAQGARAEGGRRRQGPGSRRESSVQRRLESNERERQRMHKLNNAFQALREVIPHVRADKKLSKIETLTLAKNYIKSLTATILTMSSGRLPGLDGPVPKLYQHCQQPQQAARGALGASEAPPEGHLQKYSTQIHSFREGS, from the coding sequence ATGAAGACCAAGAGCCGGCCTCCCCGGCGCCGGGCGCCCCCGCAAGACCCAGAAGCCACCCCAGGGGAGCGGACGCCCGACCGGCCACCGCCGGGCTCGGGGCCAGACGCGGCCAAGGCTCTGCGGAGCCGGAGGGCGCGCGCGCAGGGGGCGCGGGCAGAGGGCGGGCGCCGGCGGCAGGGGCCGGGGAGCCGGCGGGAGAGCAGCGTCCAGCGGCGGCTGGAGAGCAACGAGCGGGAGCGGCAGCGCATGCACAAGCTCAACAACGCCTTCCAGGCGCTGCGCGAGGTCATCCCGCACGTGCGCGCCGACAAGAAGCTCTCCAAGATCGAGACGCTCACGCTGGCCAAGAACTACATCAAGTCGCTGACCGCCACCATCCTGACCATGTCCAGCGGCCGCCTCCCGGGCCTGGACGGGCCCGTCCCCAAGCTCTACCAGCACTGCCAGCAGCCGCAGCAGGCGGCCCGGGGCGCGCTCGGGGCCTCCGAGGCCCCGCCCGAGGGCCACCTGCAGAAGTACTCCACGCAGATCCACAGCTTCCGCGAGGGCTCCTAG